The nucleotide sequence ACCACCAAGCAACTATCAGCAAACTTCTTGTCGTACTTGGCGTAATCCTTGGAGAGAATTGCAAGTCCCGCGGCAATTTCACTGGAAATGTTGGCGCCGAGTTCGCCGAGGCGCACGTCACGTTCGGCAGGACCTCCGCGATGTTCAACATTCACATAATCTTGGGCTTCGGGGCGCCCCCACCAGCCGTGATCACTGCCGAAGTTACCCACGGAAACGGGCATATCGTCAATAACGCCCTTGGCAAATTCGTACGCTCGCAAGAAGAAGTCTGCACCGTGCTTGGCTTCGCGCAAAACATCGGGTACACCGTCGGTCTTGACAAATTCACCTTGGTTGTAGGCGTAGTGGTCTACGTCCTTGGCGGGGTTGGTGGCAGACATCACGGCGAGAGTCATGAAGGCGTACGCCATGGTTTGCGATTCCTTCAGGTGGTCGCCGCAGTCGTACCAGCCGCCTGCAAGAGTGCCTGCACGCGATTCGTCAAAGGCTTTGCTGTCATCTCCGAAGTCAGAAACAATCGGACCGCCACCGTCCTTTACGTGGCTCGGGCCATGGAACCAAGATTCGGAATTGCCACTACGCTGGATTCCGAAGAACTTGAGCGTGGCGTCCTTTGCCATGGTGTAAACGTCGTCGCTTACAATGAAGGTGCTAGAGATTTCGTCACCGACCTTGATGCGCAGGCGCTTTTCGGTAGGTACGTTCTGCGGGATTTTGCCGACAAAGATATTGCCTTCAGGTCCGGTGATTTCAACCTTGTAACGCTTCCGGTCGTTTGTAGCGGCATTTGTACCAGCAATAATGGTCCAGTCGCTCTTGGTGGCCGTTTCGGTTGCGGTGAACGTTCCAGTTATCTTGGTGCTGAGCGACTTCCCGTCGGCATCTACGACTTCGAATTCAGTTGCGGAGCCTACATAGTAGAACTGGCGCTGCTTATCGCTCTTGAGGTAACCCGCCTGGTTCACGCGGATCGGCGAAATCTTGGTGTTGATAGCGTCAAAGTAAGCCTGGTCCAAGGTGTCGGGCATCATCGCCCCCGCCTTAAAGCTTGCGGGAGTCGCCTCTTTCGGAAGCATACCTGTTTTCTTGGTGACAGTCGTATCGAACTTGCTGAACACCGTCGAATCCCAGCTCAGGGGCCACGTCGGGCGAATCAAGTCGTAGGGGGTGGTGGCGGCCATTGCAGCCGTTGCCGAAAAGGCGAGGGAAGCGGCGATAGCAATGGGCTTCAATTTTCTATTCCTTCTCATAAATACCTCCGAGAGTGGCGTAAGGTAATTATAAGAAAAGTCTGTTTACCTTTCAAGTACAGTGTAAAAAAGACATGCCCGCACAATAGCGGGCATGTCTTAAGTGCAATAGAATGTAATGCGTTTACTTGATTTTAATGCTTTGGGTTGCAAGCGTCTTGCCGTTTTGCACGACTCTTGCAATCAGGGCGCCGCGGTGCGGAAGTTTTGCGAGGTTCACTTCGGCGCGGGTTCCGTTGAAGGACTGTGCCATCAGCTGGTTGCCAAGCATGTCAAAGATCTTCACTGTCTTGGAGCCCTGTGCACTTGCTAGCACATAGAGCTTGCTCTTGTTCACCTGCATGCGAGCCTTGGCGACATTGAACTTCTTCACGAAGCCTACGCGGTCGCTGGTGGTATTGCCCGGACCGTAGCCCCACAAGAGCTTGCCCTTGCTGCGGAGAACGATGTAGGGGTCCTGCGGAGCTTGCTGGAGATCGCCCTGGTCCTTGTCCCAATCGGGGGCGCCTGCGTAAGCGGGAGCATCCTTAGTGGCGGTGTGGGCGGTAAAGCTCCATCCACCAGCCACGTTAACCTTGGAGGGCTGCATGGTGGCGTCGCAATGTCCGGTTGCGGCTAAGCCAGTAGTCACGCCAATGTCAAGTCTCATCCTTCTTCCGTAGGGGACGGTTCCGAGATAGATGGCTTGTTGCCAGGTATAAGTCTTTTTGTCTTTGTTGTAAGTATCTTCGATTTTCAGGGGGAGTTGATTCCTCAATGTGGTTGTGATTTCGCGATCGTTTTCGCATGGATTGTTGAAACCGGCCATGTCGTAAGCTTGGCAAATATCTAGAGTGAATATGGCTCCGCAACCTTCCATTTCTTCTTCGGTTGCTTCGAAGTAAATGTAGGCGACAACGCTGTCGGCATCTTCAAGGGTCTCGTTGAAGAGATTGATGTTGAAATAGTCCATGTCGCCGAAAGTGTAATGGTATGCAGCTGCATAAACCTCACCAGAGAAGGGGCTGAATTCCGTGGTGTCACAGTTTTCGCACTTCTTTTCATAGTAGTCGCTGCCGCCGTTGCTTACAAAAGTCAGTGCAGATGTCAAAAGTGCTGCGGCGTTAAGAGTAACTTCAGAAGTATAGAAGTTTTCCCAACTCATTTTATCATCATCATTTTTTGAAGTATTGGCAGGGGATTGCCATCCAACCAGGCCACCGGTAGGAACGTTATATTTGTAGCTCAGACCGGGCATATTCTTTCCTTCAGGATTAGATGCCCTGTGGTGCGGGTGAGCGTCATTTTTGTCGCCTACGCCGTATACAAAGGAAATGTCCCAGGGATTTAAGCCGAATAGGTAGTCGTCCCTTAAAATCCCGCCCAGCCCGCATAACTATTGGGAAAAACTGATTTCTACCCTGTGAAAATATTGCAAGGTTTTCTAAAATATGAC is from Fibrobacter sp. UWT2 and encodes:
- a CDS encoding glycoside hydrolase family 9 protein — its product is MGGILRDDYLFGLNPWDISFVYGVGDKNDAHPHHRASNPEGKNMPGLSYKYNVPTGGLVGWQSPANTSKNDDDKMSWENFYTSEVTLNAAALLTSALTFVSNGGSDYYEKKCENCDTTEFSPFSGEVYAAAYHYTFGDMDYFNINLFNETLEDADSVVAYIYFEATEEEMEGCGAIFTLDICQAYDMAGFNNPCENDREITTTLRNQLPLKIEDTYNKDKKTYTWQQAIYLGTVPYGRRMRLDIGVTTGLAATGHCDATMQPSKVNVAGGWSFTAHTATKDAPAYAGAPDWDKDQGDLQQAPQDPYIVLRSKGKLLWGYGPGNTTSDRVGFVKKFNVAKARMQVNKSKLYVLASAQGSKTVKIFDMLGNQLMAQSFNGTRAEVNLAKLPHRGALIARVVQNGKTLATQSIKIK